The Cottoperca gobio chromosome 15, fCotGob3.1, whole genome shotgun sequence genome segment CATTTAGAGTTTGctaagtatacatatatatatattgtctttATAGTTTTAATGATATACAATGCAGTGCAAATGTGTTCTCACCTGAGCTCCcatttcctgcagctgctgaacaAATGGTTTCGAGTAGTTTGCGGTTTTGTCTGATGACCAAACATCAACATAGGCAACGACATCTGCAGACACATCGAACAGAGTCATACACTTACACCATAAGCAATTAGAAGAAgacatactttattaatccctcgAAGGGAAATtgcattttcacttttatttttacacattacacGCAGGCCCGAAATtcacatacatgcacaaaaaaaaaatattaatgttaGGTGCCCTGAGCAGTTGGGGGTTTGGcaccttgctcaagggcaccttaGAAGTGCTCAGGAGGCAAACTTGCACCTGTCCAGCTATCAAAATTGTACTTGGTCCGTGCAGGCTTCAAACAGTGACCTTTTGGTTTCCAAGCCAAGTCCCTGCGGATTGACCTTAGAATAGTTGCAGTAAAACTAAGATGATGTTCAATACCTTTAAGAACAGAGCAGTCATTGCTCCTGGCCATTCCTGGTATCTTTAGATTCACctacacaataacaataaaaaacatttatgattttttttaaatcacatttgtagtaacacaaaatatgaaataactTACTGGCCCACCATGCGGACTACACTAATTGCAGACGACCATGCAAAAAAACTGATCTGACAATCAATCCATCAAGATCAACAAGAGCAACTGCAAAAGCAATTTCTATCTACTAACCACTTATTGACTAATCATATCAAAACCAGTGAAGACACATGTTTCTTATCTAAAGATGTGCTGCTCAATGTTTCAACTTCTAACTAATGCCACAGTACTGGAAATTGGCAGTCTTGCCTGTATGAACAACTGTCATTAAACAAATTAGCTTTTTCTGTGGGCGTCCATACGATACGTCTGCCGACATACTTCTCTATTGTGGTCTTTTGTCAATCCAATGAATGTAACATAAAGAGAAGAGTTAATATTAGCTAGCTAAACCGCCTAATGTTAGCTATGTTAATCGTGAATCGATTAATGTTGGCAAACATATAGGTTAACAACTTCAAaacgttagttactgtgtaacATTCACAATATCAGCACACATTTCTGATCAAACACAAGTGTgttcaacataaaacatatattacctGGCTAAGAGCGCTAATGTTGTTGTTAGTTTACGATACATGTTGTTGCAAAATGAGCGAGCTAACTTGGTTATTTTTAGCATTAACGCTACGCTGGTGTGGCTAACTTGGGTTAATATTTCCGTAATATGCGGACACAAGTATTACACATGTTTGACTATTAGCAGTACAAAAGCAGAAATACAGGTATTAACCAGTGTTTTTTAACAACTGCCGTACACTTACTTTATATGGCAGTGAAGCTTAAATTGCGTAGTTACCAACAAAACTTAATTACACTGTTCATAGTTCGCGCGTGCAGTTTGTgatgcaatgcattctgggacaGGGACCATCATTGGCTGATAGGTAACATACGTCACTTCCAATCAAGAGGCTATGGCCAAGGGAACATCGTAGTATCCTAAGAAGGGCCCTAAGAAGTCTACTTTAAACCTCGACAGTGAACGAGTGAACCTTTTAGAAGAGTTACTGctatttgttctgtttgtctTGAGAGACAACCACATTACTTTGTGAAAATGACTTAGTTGTCGGTCAAAAGTTGAGGATATTTCCATTATAGGCCTAATGTATTTAATAGTTTTATGATGTGTATCCAAATTCACAAGTTTGATTGAAGTAATCTACATCAAAGGTTCTGAACTGTTTTTTAGCCAAAGACCTCTTACAAGATAGAGAATATACCATATGTATGTGCCGTGGAATAATTTGACAACGCTTATTTTTTAACACTTCTAAACTCTTATTTAGTGTGAAATAACAACACAAGAGAAATGCATTAGAAATATATTAGACatgtattaaatatgtttgcacTATTACAACACAGAATACCAATAAAACAATGCAATTGACATCAATTTAATTAGCTGCAAGTAACACTGtacataaattattattattaaattaagtgTTTAATTCTTAGAGTATTCATAGGCTAAATAAAACCCAGATTCTGATTactgttttcaaaataatatacaatttgtAAGATAAGAGTGTGATgaactattttaaaaaaagagagagagagagagagagagagagagagagaagagagagagagagagagagagagagagagagagagagagagagagagagagagagagagagagagagaatcactGATCTAGATAAATGAAAGGCTCAAAGGAGGAAATATGTTCAAGTTCAATCGATGGAAAAAGTTTTTAGGTGACGTTTCACATGAACATTTTCAGAGCTGGGATCGGAGTATCTCAGCTGCTTCCCTCACTGACTCTGAGCAACCTCAAGCAGCCATAATTGTCCTGGATTCAAGTTGAACTTGTTGAATACTATGATGGCATTTTCAAGTGACCTTTTCAATTTCTTTAGTTACCAGGTGCAATTCATGTTTTTGTAAAACTACAAGTTATTAAGGTGATGTGAACCATCAAACCCAGATTGGTTgtccattaaaaaatattttaaaagtgtctgttttatattccTACTTCTACAGACATCTCATTGTCTTTGCAGACACAGACAGCTTCAGACAGGTCAAACAGTATTTAATAAGCATTTTACAGTCTTTACAGGTTGTATAGCTAAATCATTTTGGGTGACAAACTTTATCCAATCTTAGAAAGTATTAATATATTCtattttgtcttgtgttttctgccatgcagcaaagaaaacaaattgtatGTTGTATTTAATACACAGAATAAGGCATTTGAGGTAGTAAATGTACCGCATATGGTAgaaatttaattattaaatcagGCACGTATACATGGCctacactctcacacatacatgcaaagTCATAAGTAAGTATTTGGATTAAATAGATAGACGATGGTATGTAATCTGTATATAGCTCTGAAGTGTTATGAAAGATGTCTGAGAATTTAGTGCATCCTTTCTAGTGCCAAAATGGTACACAATTAACATCTATTAAAACCCAAGAGCAAACACATTCAAAGTtcatttttatatgtatgtaactCATCTAAACCAAATGTATAATTAACAATGTTATAAATTGCTACATTTTACCTCATAAGTCACGTTAGTCACTGAAATTACacgttgtgtttttcttctccttggAAGCTTACGCACCAATTTCACAGCACAAATGCCATTtatacaaaaaatgtaatgaaatgtaagAAATACAACAGCAACACTAGAAAAACCAACATATCTCTTAATAGTGTGTTGGTCCACAACAAAGATATTCcctcattttatgttttaaagatgATCGTGATGAGGCAGTAGCTCTCTAAAGTCACAGTTTAATTGACGTCCACGTTTGATCAGCTCCTGTTagtataaaaaagtaaaatgttttgattttcttGTAAACATGCTACAAAAAAAGCAATGTAATCAATTGTATATATTACATACTTTAAACAATTAGTGTGACGCGCCTCTAGGGACGCAGCAACAGATTAGTTTGAAATGAcacattctttttttacatcACCACACTCCTTACTGCTACTGCATAATAAGATAAACCAACATTGTACAACAAACTTAACTTCAAACCACTGACAAAAGTGTTGCACTCAAAACCACTCAAAACCTTTCTACTGCCATTACAggtaagaaaaacaacagttagTCCTAAAACTGTACAGTTTGTGTGACTATCCTTCTTCAGCAGCATCCTTCAGGTTGTAGTATCAAAGACAGAATTGCTCCTGCAGTTGAGAGGCACGGAGGAGCGGGACACTTCCATGTGCACAGTGGACATGGGGAAACGCTCGCACTCTTCCTCTAGCGGGCTGCAGCGGCAGTGCAGGAGCACCTCTCTCACCTCTTGCCGAAAGTTGGAGTTGAGGAAGCCGTAGATGATGGGGTTGATGCAGGTGGAGGACATTGCCAGCAGGTGGCAGAGGGAGAACAGCAGGTTGTGGTGGCAGATGGGCAGAGCCTCCTGGTTCCAGTCTGACACTACGTTGAAGATGGTGAGCGGCAGCCAGCAAAGAGCAAAGGCTGTTATGAGGGCGACCAGCATGATGTTGATTCGGCGGCTGTGGGTCATGCGCTGACTCTCTGGGGTCCTGGCGCGATTCAACATGTCTTTGCGGTGACGAAGGCGCACAAAAACTCTAACATAACAGAGCAGGACCAACAACAGTGGACCACAGTACTGGAACAGCAGGAGCCATGTGGTGTAAGCAAGCCTGTGGTGCTGGGAAGGCCAGTGCTCCAGACAGGCCTCCATATGTGGAGAGGTGGGCATATAAGAAAAGAGGGTGCGGTATGAACTTGCCCCAGATGAGTTTCTGTATGTGTAAGGTTGAGGTGGAGATGCATTGAGATAAGGAAAGGCTTGGTGATGGAGTGGAGACTGTGGCGGCATTACATTAGTATAGGGCTCGCTTGTTAGTAGCTGAAAGGCCAAGAAAGGGGATGAAATGAAGCAGGCCAGAATCCAAATGAGAACAACCACTATGTAGGCCTGAGGGATGCTTGGTTTCCACCCAGAGGGGTTAATGATGAGCTGATGTCTTTCCAGAGCGATGAACACCAGAGACAACACAGACAcggtcacagacacacactggaTGAACGGCACCAGCCGGCACAACAGCGAGCCAAACACCCAATGGTCCATCAGTGTGTATATGACAGTGAAGGGgagacagaagacacacacCAGGATGTCAGAGAATGACAGGTTGCAGATGAAAATGCCAGTGACATTGACCTTTTCCCTACGATGGGCGATGATGCAGATGAGGCCGATGTTCCCCACCAGCCCCAGCACCATAGTGATGCTGTACCACACGACTACACATGCCGTGAGGACAGGAGACATAGGGCACTGCTCATCATGCCCGAGAACAGCGAGGTCTGAGAGGAGCTGGGTTTTATTCCCCAACCACTCCTGCACAGACTCGTGAGTGTTTCTTCCCTCTTCCCATGGTAGGGAATGTGGAGTGATGGAGCGGTTAAAGGGCAGAGGCAGAGCTGATGGAGAAGACTGGCTCTCGTTGCCACTCAAGGACATCTCACCAGGACTTCAGTGTCACCAGCCCACAGGATCAAACTGTCCATCCCAGCCTTCTTAAAACATGCAtctgagacaaagagacaggaaGCACAGAGGGAGAACTTGAAATGCATTAATTCTTATAGGTAAAATGTTCTGTTCATGAGGAAGTGAGACTTTTATTCTGCGAGAGTAAAAGAAAGGCAAGAAGGGGATTTTGTGGCTGAGGAGGAATAAGGCTTCTGAATGATGCTTTGTGTTAGGACATCTTCTATTTAAGTCACTGTGAGATTAGTTTCAAGGAAGCACTGTCATTAAAACGTGACCTTACGTTCTATCTTTAGCCCCACTAGTGGCATGGCTGTTAGGATGACACTGTCACTTTGTCTATGTTAATaaattgccatgaaatttaATTTGATCAGTTATTCATTCTGTGACTTCTCCTTTAGTGCCATCATGAGGTCAACATGTGTGTCCTTTTATTGCAGTTAGTCTAAGTCCAAAAAATACACTTATGAAGATGTTACACCCCATATTGAAGTAGATTATAGAAAAGTATATAATATTTTGTACTAAGCAAAACTGCAGTTGCCCAGAGTAGTTTCAGTTCTTGGTCTGAACTATCACTCTGCTTCTCTCCTTTACCCATTAAGATCTCAGATTTGTCAGTGTTCCTCCCACAAATGAGCCCTTCAGTCAGGTTTCAAGACTGAACATAATAGcttaatgacaataaaatgacTAGGCATACATTTGAGCAGAGACTTCTTTTTTTCGAGTAGCTGTAGTATGTCAAAATGAGAGGGCATGACATTGTCAGAATCCTAATAATTGAATTTTAGCTCTCTCCCCCGAAACCTCTTCCATGTGCAGTGAAAATGAACATGGCGAGGAAAATGAGCCTGTCATTTTCCATTTACAGAATACACACTCAGCTATCAGTCACTTCACACTGCATCATTACTAACCTactctgtcagtgtgtgagtgagc includes the following:
- the npy4r gene encoding neuropeptide Y receptor type 4, whose translation is MSLSGNESQSSPSALPLPFNRSITPHSLPWEEGRNTHESVQEWLGNKTQLLSDLAVLGHDEQCPMSPVLTACVVVWYSITMVLGLVGNIGLICIIAHRREKVNVTGIFICNLSFSDILVCVFCLPFTVIYTLMDHWVFGSLLCRLVPFIQCVSVTVSVLSLVFIALERHQLIINPSGWKPSIPQAYIVVVLIWILACFISSPFLAFQLLTSEPYTNVMPPQSPLHHQAFPYLNASPPQPYTYRNSSGASSYRTLFSYMPTSPHMEACLEHWPSQHHRLAYTTWLLLFQYCGPLLLVLLCYVRVFVRLRHRKDMLNRARTPESQRMTHSRRINIMLVALITAFALCWLPLTIFNVVSDWNQEALPICHHNLLFSLCHLLAMSSTCINPIIYGFLNSNFRQEVREVLLHCRCSPLEEECERFPMSTVHMEVSRSSVPLNCRSNSVFDTTT